The following coding sequences lie in one Thermosulfuriphilus ammonigenes genomic window:
- the alr gene encoding alanine racemase, giving the protein MGAVSLPSRKYDPGNNYSLTLSGKEKNLRRPVWVEIDLGAIRYNFRQLKQLVAPAHLIPVVKSDAYGHGLIPVSRVLAEEGALFLGVSELDEALKIKEAGIKTPLLLISGFEREWLKEIVRGRITPTVSSLKELQILAQEAPKTAFHLKVDTGMGRLGLEGKELDLALEAILKEGLNLTGLMSHLALSGPEEPFTREQIFRFKATLKRIRDLGYPLPLAHLANSAGAILYPEARFTAIRPGIAIYGALPHPACEKVLRLRPAMKVLSRIIEIKKVSPGQGVGYGLLFRPQRPSQIAVVPVGYDNGYLRTLSGRGWALVRGKRVPVVGSVCMRALFLDVTEVEGVDVGDEVLLLGSGAEGDIRAESLAEAAGTIAYELFCLLGRLNSKVFIEG; this is encoded by the coding sequence ATGGGTGCCGTTTCTTTGCCAAGTAGAAAATACGACCCAGGTAATAATTACTCTTTGACGCTTTCGGGAAAGGAGAAGAATCTGAGAAGACCAGTCTGGGTGGAAATAGATCTCGGGGCCATAAGGTATAACTTCCGACAGCTAAAACAACTGGTGGCCCCAGCCCATCTAATTCCTGTTGTCAAATCAGATGCCTATGGTCACGGCCTGATCCCTGTATCCAGAGTGCTGGCCGAAGAGGGGGCCCTCTTCCTGGGAGTCTCCGAACTAGATGAGGCTTTAAAGATAAAAGAGGCCGGGATCAAAACACCCCTTCTTCTCATCTCAGGCTTTGAGAGAGAATGGCTTAAAGAGATAGTGCGGGGGAGAATTACTCCCACGGTAAGCTCCTTAAAAGAGCTCCAGATCCTGGCCCAAGAGGCCCCGAAGACAGCGTTTCACCTCAAGGTGGATACCGGCATGGGGCGTCTGGGCCTTGAGGGAAAAGAGCTCGATCTGGCCCTGGAAGCAATTCTAAAGGAAGGATTAAACCTGACGGGCCTCATGTCCCACCTGGCCCTAAGCGGCCCGGAAGAACCTTTCACCCGCGAACAAATCTTCCGTTTTAAGGCTACCCTTAAGCGAATAAGGGATCTCGGATACCCCCTTCCTCTGGCCCATTTAGCCAACTCGGCCGGGGCTATTCTCTATCCGGAGGCCCGGTTTACTGCTATCAGGCCGGGGATAGCCATCTATGGAGCCCTCCCCCACCCAGCCTGTGAGAAAGTCCTTCGGCTTCGACCGGCCATGAAGGTCCTGAGTCGAATAATAGAAATCAAAAAGGTCTCCCCGGGCCAGGGGGTCGGCTATGGGCTGCTCTTCAGGCCCCAAAGGCCTAGCCAGATAGCCGTTGTCCCGGTAGGCTACGATAATGGCTACCTGCGAACACTCTCAGGCCGGGGTTGGGCCCTGGTAAGGGGGAAGAGGGTGCCAGTAGTGGGGTCTGTCTGTATGAGGGCCCTTTTTCTTGATGTCACCGAGGTAGAAGGAGTAGATGTAGGGGATGAAGTCCTCCTCCTTGGCTCTGGAGCCGAAGGAGATATCCGGGCAGAATCATTGGCCGAGGCGGCAGGAACTATTGCCTATGAGCTTTTTTGTCTTTTAGGGAGGTTAAACTCTAAGGTCTTCATTGAGGGCTAG